One segment of Drosophila ananassae strain 14024-0371.13 chromosome 3R, ASM1763931v2, whole genome shotgun sequence DNA contains the following:
- the LOC26513700 gene encoding uncharacterized protein LOC26513700: MYTDYEPEFKLDLPDHIIYDNVDPYEPTYKPDAPNFRSSVNSNVDEIKTETSHQMPPFPHSSYLKDGKRIYKFSRTNSDRERSKMWKDAADDILRRNQNITDIVEKRRKKDTVISVIYPCLHSVKGRVDPDTDSKCPLCKKPIHKVFTKASEKY; the protein is encoded by the exons ATGTATACAGATTATGAGCCTGAATTTAAGTTGGATCTACCCGACCATATTATATATGACAATGTCGACCCATATGAGCCGACATATAAGCCGGATGCCCCAAACTTCCGGTCTTCTGTTAATTCTAATGTTGATGAAATCAAAACAGAAACTTCACACCAAATGCCTCCTTTTCCACACTCGTCGTATCTGAAAGATGGTAAACGTATCTATAAATTTTCACGCACAAATAGCGACAGGGAAAGGTCCAAAATGTGGAAAGATGCTGCTGATGAC ATACTCAGAAGAAATCAAAACATTACTGATATTGtcgaaaaaagaagaaaaaaagataCTGTGATTTCGGTGATATATCCCTGTCTGCACAGCGTTAAAGGTCGTGTTGATCCGGACACGGATTCGAAGTGTCCTCTTTGTAAAAAACCTATTCACAAAGTGTTTACAAAGGCTAGtgagaaatattaa